In Rhodamnia argentea isolate NSW1041297 chromosome 4, ASM2092103v1, whole genome shotgun sequence, the following proteins share a genomic window:
- the LOC115743550 gene encoding uncharacterized protein LOC115743550, whose translation MSFCSSLSSSARPFPLFSKLKQSDGDHRHAATVSASPRFKASADVPDFLSADWLESRKKRPFGPRLNFSAEEAVQHQLDALKYNDQPRPDYGIEVMYRFAGFDPFERSPYFGPFFDLGQFGRFRRIFHHSTYRVLLGHKDRKILSSLLVKENRFKQRVWIQGSRPEEEETFEFTLVQRVGGSWDGYWLTESLLHDGDAFSGGLAY comes from the exons ATGTCGTTTTGCTCGTCTCTGTCATCATCTGCACGGCCCTTCCCTCTCTTCTCCAAGCTCAAGCAGTCCGATGGCGACCACAGGCACGCCGCCACCGTCTCCGCCAGCCCACGCTTCAAGGCCTCCGCCGACGTTCCTGACTTCCTCTCCGCCGATTG GCTTGAATCTCGGAAGAAGAGACCTTTTGGGCCAAGACTAAAT TTTAGTGCAGAGGAAGCTGTGCAGCACCAGCTGGACGCACTGAAGTACAATGACCAACCCCGACCAGATTATGGCATTGAGGTTATGTACAGG TTTGCTGGTTTCGATCCTTTTGAGAGGTCGCCTTACTTCGGACCCTTCTTCGACCTGGGGCAG TTTGGGCGGTTTAGGCGTATCTTTCACCATTCCACTTACCGAGTTCTACTTGGTCACAAAGACAGGAAGATCTTGAGCAGCCTATTGGTGAAAGAG AATCGATTTAAGCAGCGGGTATGGATACAAGGATCACGTCCTGAAGAGGAAGAAACATTTGAATTTACCTTGGTTCAG AGGGTTGGTGGTTCTTGGGACGGTTATTGGCTGACAGAATCTCTGCTTCACGATGGAGACGCCTTTTCCGGTGGTTTGGCTTACTGA
- the LOC115743536 gene encoding N-alpha-acetyltransferase 50, producing the protein MGAGREASISLDGVRDKNVMQLKKLNTALFPVRYNDKYYADAIASGDFTKLAYYNDICVGSIACRLEKKEGGAIRVYIMTLGVLAPYRGLGVGTRLLNHVLDLCIRQNISEIYLHVQTNNEDAINFYKKFEFEITDTIQNYYTNISPPDCYVLTKFVSQP; encoded by the exons atgggGGCGGGTCGAGAGGCGTCGATCTCGCTGGACGGCGTGAGGGACAAGAACGTGATGCAGCTCAAGAAGCTCAACACCGCCCTCTTCCCCGTCCGCTACAACGACAAGTACTACGCCGACGCCATCGCCTCCGGCGATTTCACCAAGCTAG CATATTACAATGACATTTGTGTTGGATCAATTGCTTGCCGTCTTGAGAAGAAGGAAGGCGGGGCAATCCGTGTATACATAATGACGCTGGGTGTTTTAGCGCCATATCGTGGGCTAGGGGttg GTACTAGGTTGTTGAATCATGTTCTTGATCTTTGCATCAGGCAGAACATTTCAGAGATCTACTTGCACGTGCAGACTAACAATGAGGAtgccatcaatttctataagaagtttgaatttgaaattacAGACACAATCCAGAACTATTACACGAACATTAGCCCACCAGACTGCTATGTCCTCACCAAGTTTGTTTCTCAGCCCTAA
- the LOC115743537 gene encoding uncharacterized protein LOC115743537, with amino-acid sequence MAMAAACCLNPSPPTPRSSNSSSSSSSSSMASRTVQVPWNRNGARSGAAARVAMVVIGLVEMGNTFMGAGEIPEAMALETPGDGRPEDGVARVARWSEKRACPPWRLNSLETIVPENLPRPHAHRRSESVGFSDRQDAPALNLGVAISNPRCFSM; translated from the exons atggccATGGCTGCTGCTTGCTGCCTCAATCCCTCTCCTCCCACCCCACGTTCAAgcaactcttcttcttcttcttcttcttcttccatggctTCAAGAACAGTACAAGTCCCATG GAACCGGAACGGAGCGCGGTCGGGCGCCGCGGCAAGAGTGGCGATGGTGGTGATCGGGCTGGTGGAGATGGGCAACACCTTCATGGGGGCCGGCGAGATCCCCGAGGCCATGGCTCTCGAGACGCCGGGAGACGGCCGCCCCGAGGACGGGGTCGCGAGGGTCGCACGGTGGAGCGAGAAGAGGGCTTGCCCGCCTTGGAGGCTCAACTCCCTCGAGACCATCGTGCCAGAGAACCTCCCGAGGCCGCACGCTCACCGGAGGTCGGAATCGGTTGGTTTCTCCGATCGCCAAGACGCACCAGCCCTCAATCTTGGGGTCGCCATATCAAACCCTAGATGCTTCTCCATGTAA